GCGCCGCATGAGGCTGCGCTACGGCGAAAACCCGCACCAGGCGGGCGCGCTGTACGAGGAGGTCGGTGTCAAAGGCGGCATCGTGCGGCTCAAGCAGCTACACGGTCCGGAGCTTTCTTACAACAACATCATGGACGCCGACGCCGCCTGGCGTTGCGCTTCCGACTTCGCCCAGCCCGCCATCGCCATCATCAAGCACAACACGCCTTGCGGCCTGGCGACCGGCGAGGAGCTGCCGGCAGTCTACGAACGGGCCCTCGCGGGCGACCCGATCAGCGCCTTCGGCGGCATCGTCGCCTGCAACCGCACTGTGGATGGATACCTGGGCCGCGCGATGCGCGCCAGCGTCAGCCCCAGCAGCGGCCAGCGCATGCGCTACGACGTCATTGTCGCCCCCGGCTATACAGAGCGCGCCCTGGAGGCGCTCACGCGCTGGCGTGACCTGCGCATCCTCGAGGTCCCGCCCGAGCCCGGGATGCCGTACGACCTCCGCCGCGTCGGCGGCGGCTTCCTGTTGCAGGAGCCCGACCGCCGTCCCGACGACGCTACGCTCGAGCTTAAGGTCGTGAGCAAGCGCCAGCCGACGGAAGAGGAGCTGCGGGACCTGCGCTTTGCCTGGCGCGCCTGCAAGCACGTGCGCTCGAACGCCATCGTGCTGGCGAAGGACAACGCCATGGTGGGCATGGGAGCCGGTCAGCCGAACCGCGTCACCAGCGTGCGGCTCGCTGTCGAGCGGGCCGGCGAGCGCGCCCGCGGCAGCGTCCTCGCCTCCGACGCCTTCTTCCCCTTCTTCGACGGCATGGCCCTGGCCGCCGCCGCCGGCGTCACGGCCGCGATCGCCCCCGGCGGCTCCGTCAACGACGCCGAGGTCATCGCCATCGCCGACGCCGCCAGCATGGCCCTCGTCTGGACTGGCGGCGAACGCCACTTCCGCCACTAAGGCAACGGGGGCCTGCAAACCTCCGAGCCAGGCAGCCAAGCAGTCTCGCCAGAATCGTCCCGAACGAATTCGCTCCGCGCTAATGGCCGGCGGCGAACGGAGAGTCACAGGCCTTGCGCGCCGCGGCGGGAGCCCAGAGCCAACGCTAGCCCTGGCCGCGCGGCCCGCAGCCCACAAGCCGACAATCCCGGCCGGCCGCCAGTTGACAGAGCAGCCCCAGGCCCCGAATATGTGTTCGCTAGCTTGACTGCGCAATTGACGGCTCCCGCATTCCCCCCCGCGCGCGGCCGGCGGCGCTGGCGTCTGCGCCCGGCACCGCGGTCGCCTGGACGGCTTGCGCACCTGGGGCTCCCGCCGCTCATCGCTAAGCTCCTGGAGCTGCGCGGCATCACCTCTGCCGCTGAAGCGCGCGTCTTCCTCGGCGGCAGCGATCTGCCGCGCCGCGACCCCTTCCTACTGCCCGGCCTGGACGCCGCCGTGCGGCGGCTCCGGGACGCCGTTCGCAACCGCGATCCAGTTGCCGTCTACGGGGACTTCGACGTCGACGGCATCACGTCCACGGCAACGCTCACGGA
This genomic window from Dehalococcoidia bacterium contains:
- the purH gene encoding bifunctional phosphoribosylaminoimidazolecarboxamide formyltransferase/IMP cyclohydrolase: MRALLAPYDKTGLIDLARGLVDLGWELIATGGTEKALRDAGLPVRSVADVTGSPEILGGRVKTLHPKLHGGILARRSDPSHAAELAEHGITAIDLVACNLYPFEAATSREGATLEDALENIDIGGPAMLRAAAKNFPDVIPICDPRDYPGVIDALRAGALGIEGRRRLAAKAFQHVALYDTLIASYLRDDASDWPEELTVGLRRRMRLRYGENPHQAGALYEEVGVKGGIVRLKQLHGPELSYNNIMDADAAWRCASDFAQPAIAIIKHNTPCGLATGEELPAVYERALAGDPISAFGGIVACNRTVDGYLGRAMRASVSPSSGQRMRYDVIVAPGYTERALEALTRWRDLRILEVPPEPGMPYDLRRVGGGFLLQEPDRRPDDATLELKVVSKRQPTEEELRDLRFAWRACKHVRSNAIVLAKDNAMVGMGAGQPNRVTSVRLAVERAGERARGSVLASDAFFPFFDGMALAAAAGVTAAIAPGGSVNDAEVIAIADAASMALVWTGGERHFRH